From one Prochlorococcus marinus str. MIT 0912 genomic stretch:
- a CDS encoding nicotinate-nucleotide--dimethylbenzimidazole phosphoribosyltransferase, whose protein sequence is MIGDSYILLPSGVLAFGEGLQEQNVDERVQRWQENITNMAFFLILAGSQTAEIEGISAAGSTAVSRRYTAVADAELLLRGPNLPKRWPLPPLPAGVSPALISYVASRFLKIKPTIISAGLLQTPPFTHVSLESPEIGPARCLSSGNAMEKTRVQLLLDGGFKIGKKLKKSLLITECVPGGTSTAFAVLSGLGINVNGLISGSHRNPPSELKTNLVKQGLQAAQLKKNPSSVEIMAAVGDPFQPIAVGLLMGARESGQEILLGGGCQMLAVLALALNEIKPESRSEFVGKMLIGTTSWLIDESLSSKKNRNSFIHLMNHVASHFKVNILGLASGYRFTDSNQKVLRDYEIGYVKEGVGAGALSLLAQIKGLTQKEMIERCDIEVCNLFKSNNESTCQGI, encoded by the coding sequence ATGATAGGAGATAGTTATATTTTGTTGCCGTCAGGCGTATTAGCTTTTGGGGAAGGCCTCCAAGAGCAAAATGTTGACGAAAGAGTTCAAAGATGGCAAGAAAATATTACGAATATGGCTTTCTTTTTAATTCTTGCTGGATCTCAAACTGCGGAGATTGAGGGGATTTCTGCTGCTGGTTCCACTGCTGTTTCTAGACGTTATACAGCAGTTGCAGATGCTGAACTTTTATTGAGAGGACCTAATCTCCCCAAAAGATGGCCTTTGCCTCCTTTACCTGCAGGTGTCTCTCCAGCATTGATTAGTTACGTTGCCTCAAGGTTCTTAAAAATTAAACCAACAATCATATCTGCAGGACTACTACAAACGCCACCCTTTACGCATGTTTCCTTAGAGTCGCCGGAGATAGGACCCGCTAGATGCTTGAGTTCAGGTAATGCAATGGAAAAAACTAGGGTTCAACTTTTACTCGATGGTGGTTTTAAGATAGGTAAGAAATTAAAAAAATCTCTTTTGATCACTGAGTGTGTGCCAGGAGGAACATCTACAGCTTTTGCCGTTCTTTCTGGGTTGGGAATTAATGTTAATGGTCTAATAAGCGGAAGTCATAGAAATCCACCTTCAGAATTAAAAACAAATTTAGTTAAACAAGGACTTCAGGCAGCGCAATTAAAGAAGAACCCATCTTCTGTTGAAATAATGGCTGCTGTGGGAGACCCATTTCAGCCAATTGCAGTTGGTCTCTTAATGGGAGCTAGAGAATCTGGCCAGGAGATTTTATTAGGAGGAGGTTGCCAAATGCTGGCTGTATTGGCTTTGGCATTGAATGAAATTAAACCTGAATCAAGATCTGAATTTGTTGGTAAAATGTTAATAGGAACTACATCATGGTTAATTGATGAATCCCTTTCATCTAAAAAAAATAGAAATTCTTTTATTCATTTAATGAATCATGTCGCTAGTCATTTTAAAGTAAATATCCTAGGTCTCGCTAGTGGTTATAGATTTACTGATAGTAATCAAAAGGTTCTTCGAGACTATGAAATTGGTTACGTCAAAGAGGGTGTTGGGGCTGGTGCCTTATCTTTACTCGCTCAAATTAAGGGATTGACTCAGAAAGAAATGATTGAAAGATGTGATATTGAGGTTTGTAATCTATTTAAGTCAAATAATGAGAGTACTTGTCAAGGGATCTAA
- a CDS encoding riboflavin synthase, giving the protein MFTGLIQSIGTIKKNNYGVVVNGCSSFSPLKLGDSISVDGVCLTVSELMNDSFTANISEETLKRTNLAEKAQKNGFVNLEPALRLSDRLGGHIVSGHIDGLGEVISIENLKNSWNLRVSWNDLNFCKYMCDKASISLNGISLTISETYIDGCEFSLAVIPHTWSNTCLQFLTIGEKVNLEVDLMAKYAEKLLKVNNNDSVLKQSTIISSQWLKEQGWN; this is encoded by the coding sequence ATGTTTACTGGTTTAATTCAATCAATTGGCACTATAAAGAAAAATAATTATGGGGTAGTTGTAAATGGATGTAGCTCTTTTTCCCCTCTAAAACTTGGAGATAGTATTTCTGTGGATGGGGTTTGTCTAACAGTTTCTGAATTAATGAATGATTCTTTTACCGCCAATATAAGTGAAGAGACTCTTAAGAGAACAAATCTTGCAGAAAAAGCTCAGAAAAATGGTTTTGTAAATCTTGAGCCAGCATTACGTCTTTCTGACCGATTGGGTGGACATATTGTGAGTGGACATATTGATGGTTTAGGTGAAGTAATTTCAATCGAAAATTTAAAAAATTCTTGGAATTTGAGAGTATCTTGGAATGATTTAAATTTCTGCAAATACATGTGCGATAAGGCTAGTATTAGCCTTAATGGAATAAGTCTAACTATCTCAGAGACATATATTGATGGATGTGAATTTTCATTAGCCGTAATACCCCACACTTGGTCAAATACATGCTTACAGTTTTTGACAATTGGCGAAAAGGTTAATTTGGAAGTTGATTTGATGGCTAAGTACGCAGAAAAACTTTTAAAAGTAAATAATAATGACTCCGTTTTAAAACAAAGCACAATAATTAGTTCTCAGTGGCTTAAAGAGCAAGGTTGGAATTAG
- a CDS encoding AbrB family transcriptional regulator, which yields MLVGKELLDKARSLSNRPEDEIAKGCGYVGPSGRVLRKSFYRALVEAKGYKLRSNGPGRAGNRSSRGRQAEFRTKVHGNGNLLIGHAYTKKLGLEPGQEFRIDVRKESGAISLLPLKK from the coding sequence ATGCTTGTTGGAAAAGAACTCCTAGACAAAGCAAGATCTTTGAGCAACCGTCCAGAAGACGAAATAGCCAAAGGATGTGGTTACGTGGGGCCAAGCGGGAGAGTTTTACGTAAAAGTTTTTACCGAGCTCTAGTCGAAGCTAAAGGTTATAAACTTCGCTCAAACGGACCTGGGAGAGCAGGAAATAGATCTTCAAGAGGAAGGCAAGCGGAATTTCGAACTAAAGTTCATGGCAATGGCAATCTTCTTATCGGACATGCCTATACAAAAAAATTAGGTCTTGAACCAGGGCAGGAATTTCGTATTGATGTAAGGAAAGAGTCTGGAGCGATAAGTTTGTTACCACTCAAAAAATAA
- a CDS encoding cytochrome c oxidase subunit 3, whose protein sequence is MTSIVPKEQSSESKKSLSTEEHEDFRMFGLVAFLIADGMTFAGFFAAYLTFKAVNPIGPDAIYELELPLPTLNTVLLLVSSFTFHRAGKFLEKNESKQCQKWLLITGSLGLAFLISQMFEYFTLPFGLTDNLFASTFYALTGFHGLHVTLGSIMIMIIWWQTRVPSGRVNNENKFPFEAVELYWHFVDGIWVVLFIILYLL, encoded by the coding sequence ATGACATCGATAGTTCCAAAAGAGCAATCCTCAGAAAGCAAGAAAAGTCTCTCAACTGAAGAACATGAAGATTTTCGTATGTTTGGCTTAGTAGCTTTTTTAATAGCAGACGGGATGACATTTGCAGGTTTTTTTGCTGCATATCTAACTTTCAAAGCAGTAAATCCAATTGGTCCTGATGCTATTTACGAATTAGAGCTACCATTACCAACTTTAAATACAGTCTTGCTCCTAGTTAGTAGCTTTACTTTTCATCGAGCTGGGAAATTTCTTGAAAAGAATGAATCAAAACAATGTCAAAAATGGCTTCTTATAACAGGCTCATTGGGATTGGCATTTTTAATCAGTCAAATGTTTGAGTACTTTACCTTGCCTTTTGGATTAACTGATAACCTTTTTGCAAGTACTTTTTATGCATTAACTGGCTTTCATGGGCTTCATGTAACACTTGGTTCAATAATGATAATGATCATTTGGTGGCAAACACGTGTCCCCTCTGGTCGAGTAAATAATGAAAACAAGTTCCCATTTGAAGCAGTAGAGCTCTATTGGCACTTTGTAGACGGGATTTGGGTCGTTTTATTCATCATCCTTTACCTGCTTTAA
- the ctaD gene encoding cytochrome c oxidase subunit I, giving the protein MTISLKPNNSPSEKLQPTGWLKYLSFSLDHKVIGLQYLICGFLFYLVGGSLAGAIRVELISPLSDFMPREVYNQVLTLHGTIMIFLWIVPVVNGAFGNYLIPFYVGARDMAFPRLNAVAFWLIPPSGLMLITSYFINGAAQSGWTAYPPLSITTPAAGQIIWILSVLLLGGSSIFGGINFIATILKLRRPGLKLMQLPMYCWAMLGTSILVVLSTPVLAGTLILLSFDIVAHTGFFNPSLGGNVIVYQHLFWFYSHPAVYIMVLPAFGLVSEILPIHSRKPLFGYTTMVFSIMGIVVLGLVVWAHHMFTSGTPPWMRLFFTIATAFIAVPTGIKFFNWVATLWGGKISLNAAMLFSCGFIINFVLGGITGVALAQVPFDVHVHDTYFVVAHFHYIVYGGSVFVIFSSIYHWFPKFTGKMLNENLGRFHFIITFIGFNLCFAPQHWLGLNGMPRRVAEYDPQFQLINQISSVGALLMAISTLPFLWNIFQSILYGDDAGNNPWDALTPEWLTSSPPPVENWEGEAPLVLEPYGYGEKDSNNTQEEMK; this is encoded by the coding sequence ATGACTATTTCACTCAAACCAAATAATTCCCCTTCAGAGAAGCTTCAACCAACTGGATGGCTTAAATATCTGAGTTTTAGTCTCGATCACAAAGTAATAGGCCTTCAATATTTAATTTGTGGTTTCTTGTTTTATTTAGTTGGAGGATCTCTAGCTGGAGCAATAAGGGTAGAGCTCATCAGTCCCCTCTCAGATTTCATGCCTAGAGAGGTTTACAACCAAGTTTTAACTCTCCACGGAACAATCATGATTTTCTTATGGATTGTGCCCGTAGTAAATGGTGCCTTTGGCAACTATTTAATACCTTTTTATGTTGGTGCCAGGGACATGGCCTTCCCAAGACTGAATGCAGTTGCTTTTTGGCTAATACCTCCCTCGGGTTTGATGTTGATAACTAGCTATTTCATAAACGGAGCTGCGCAATCTGGGTGGACAGCTTATCCACCTTTAAGCATTACTACTCCTGCCGCTGGTCAAATCATTTGGATATTAAGTGTATTACTTTTGGGTGGAAGCTCAATATTTGGTGGTATTAATTTCATCGCCACCATCCTCAAGTTAAGGAGACCTGGCCTTAAATTAATGCAATTACCTATGTATTGCTGGGCAATGCTTGGTACAAGTATTCTTGTCGTTCTTTCAACTCCAGTTCTCGCTGGTACTCTAATACTTTTGAGCTTTGACATAGTTGCTCATACAGGTTTCTTCAATCCCAGTCTTGGTGGGAATGTAATCGTTTATCAACATCTTTTTTGGTTTTACTCACATCCTGCTGTTTATATCATGGTCTTGCCTGCCTTTGGTTTGGTCAGTGAAATACTTCCCATCCATAGTAGAAAACCACTTTTTGGCTATACAACAATGGTTTTCTCAATAATGGGAATAGTTGTATTAGGTCTAGTTGTATGGGCCCATCATATGTTTACAAGTGGTACTCCTCCGTGGATGCGCTTATTTTTTACAATCGCTACTGCATTCATAGCTGTTCCTACAGGTATTAAGTTTTTCAATTGGGTTGCCACCTTATGGGGAGGAAAAATCTCACTTAATGCTGCAATGCTATTTTCCTGCGGATTTATTATTAACTTCGTTTTAGGTGGGATAACAGGAGTTGCTCTAGCTCAAGTACCTTTTGATGTTCATGTACACGACACATATTTTGTTGTGGCCCATTTTCATTACATAGTCTATGGAGGTTCAGTATTTGTTATCTTCTCCTCGATTTACCACTGGTTCCCAAAATTTACTGGAAAAATGCTCAATGAAAATCTTGGAAGATTCCACTTCATAATTACATTCATAGGCTTTAATCTTTGTTTTGCTCCACAACACTGGCTAGGTTTAAATGGAATGCCTAGACGAGTTGCTGAATACGACCCACAATTTCAATTAATCAATCAAATAAGTAGCGTAGGTGCCTTATTAATGGCTATAAGCACTTTACCTTTTCTATGGAATATTTTTCAAAGCATCCTCTACGGGGATGATGCTGGTAATAATCCATGGGATGCCCTTACTCCTGAGTGGCTAACAAGTTCCCCTCCTCCTGTTGAGAATTGGGAGGGAGAAGCCCCACTCGTTCTTGAACCATATGGTTATGGAGAAAAAGATTCAAATAATACTCAGGAGGAAATGAAATGA
- a CDS encoding cytochrome c oxidase subunit II yields MPKLSAILTLTTSLILGIAGVWIAYNVDMLPVSASMNAPVYDELYRVLFIIGVILFIGMTALVIYSLIQFRRRPGETGDGIDLEGNISLEIFWTAVPAIVVLFVGLYSYDIYDRMGGMQPLMHDHSGQMDNQAERVWGGIGSGPIESSSKKNSSSLPIELTAMQFAFIFHYPKGDIISGELHVPVGKEISLKMESKDVIHAFWVPQFRLKQDVIPGQPTILNFTPTKTGNFPIVCAELCGPYHGGMRSNVIVDEQEDFETWLTENSKESI; encoded by the coding sequence TTGCCGAAACTGTCGGCCATCTTAACTCTTACAACAAGTTTAATTCTTGGAATAGCTGGAGTTTGGATTGCGTACAACGTAGATATGCTTCCCGTGAGCGCGAGCATGAATGCTCCTGTTTACGATGAACTCTATCGAGTCCTGTTCATTATTGGCGTCATACTTTTCATAGGTATGACTGCTTTAGTAATTTATAGTCTTATTCAATTCCGTCGTAGGCCTGGAGAAACTGGTGATGGGATTGACTTAGAAGGTAATATTTCTCTAGAAATTTTCTGGACAGCAGTTCCTGCAATTGTTGTTTTATTTGTAGGTTTATATAGCTACGATATTTATGATCGAATGGGTGGTATGCAACCTTTAATGCATGATCACAGTGGGCAAATGGATAATCAGGCTGAGAGAGTTTGGGGAGGGATTGGTTCTGGTCCAATTGAGTCTTCATCTAAAAAAAATTCATCCTCATTACCAATTGAGTTAACTGCAATGCAATTTGCTTTTATTTTTCATTATCCAAAAGGAGATATTATTTCTGGTGAACTTCATGTTCCAGTTGGAAAAGAAATTAGCTTAAAAATGGAATCTAAAGATGTAATACATGCTTTTTGGGTGCCTCAATTCAGACTTAAACAAGATGTCATTCCAGGCCAACCAACTATTTTAAATTTCACTCCTACAAAAACAGGTAATTTCCCAATTGTTTGCGCGGAATTGTGTGGGCCTTATCATGGCGGAATGAGATCAAACGTAATAGTTGATGAACAAGAAGACTTTGAAACTTGGCTAACAGAAAACTCTAAAGAATCAATATAA
- a CDS encoding COX15/CtaA family protein, with protein sequence MQVIYPTKPLFRLGQLAAHVVVALIALVVIGGATRVMEAGLACPDWPLCYGSFLPGRQMNLQVFLEWFHRLDAFFVGIVLITQFVFSLCWAKSLPKWLPRTYGFLTLLVSLQGFLGALTVLQLLPSLVIMAHLVVAFTLVAIMSGVTQQLLNPGKSIFPTWLRCFGFLSLFTVIAQSLLGSRVATSWAAQRCLDLGESCNLLGLHRVSAIPVSFLVILFVIVSSLQRDVFIKQWPYLLTIVFLIIAQILLGALSIHLRMSEPSLIIGHQLIACLLVAVIAALNFKGRGNVDYSQSLYITQSTLETCHG encoded by the coding sequence GTGCAGGTTATTTATCCAACCAAGCCACTCTTTAGATTGGGCCAGCTTGCCGCTCACGTGGTAGTCGCACTTATCGCTCTTGTAGTGATTGGAGGAGCAACCAGAGTAATGGAGGCTGGTCTCGCTTGCCCAGACTGGCCTTTATGTTATGGATCGTTTTTGCCTGGTAGGCAAATGAATTTACAAGTCTTTTTGGAATGGTTTCATCGCTTAGATGCCTTCTTCGTAGGGATTGTGTTAATTACACAATTTGTTTTCTCTTTGTGCTGGGCAAAAAGTTTACCTAAATGGCTTCCTAGGACCTATGGATTCTTGACTCTTTTGGTTTCTCTTCAGGGTTTTTTAGGTGCTTTGACAGTACTGCAATTATTACCATCTTTAGTCATCATGGCTCATCTTGTAGTTGCATTTACTCTTGTGGCCATTATGAGTGGTGTGACTCAACAATTACTCAATCCAGGCAAATCAATTTTCCCAACTTGGCTTCGATGTTTTGGATTTTTATCCCTTTTTACAGTAATAGCTCAGTCTTTACTAGGTAGTCGGGTAGCAACCTCGTGGGCTGCTCAAAGATGCTTGGATTTGGGAGAGTCTTGCAATCTTTTAGGACTACATCGAGTAAGTGCTATCCCAGTGAGCTTTTTGGTGATTTTATTTGTAATTGTTTCATCTTTACAGAGAGATGTTTTTATTAAGCAATGGCCCTATCTTTTAACGATTGTTTTTTTGATCATTGCACAAATCCTTTTAGGAGCTTTGTCTATTCATCTAAGGATGAGTGAGCCTAGCCTTATCATTGGTCATCAACTAATTGCCTGCTTGTTAGTTGCCGTAATAGCAGCATTGAATTTTAAAGGTAGAGGAAATGTTGACTATTCCCAATCACTTTACATAACTCAATCAACATTGGAGACATGTCATGGTTAG
- a CDS encoding heme o synthase, with translation MVSSTSDLITQPVNREEIVPSRKRIKLPAWLEVAKPRLIPLLLATTVGGMALSDEWPLPYPRVACTLVGGALAAAAAGALNCLWEQDLDKRMKRTSNRALPSGRLSQSSVFIGAVACTLVSSVILVSGVNFLAAGLTLLGLCSYVLLYTAFLKPRTSQNIVFGGVAGAIPPLVGASAAAGHIGLGGWWLFTLVMVWTPAHFWALAILLKEDYRSVGIPMLPTVSGPFVTAKAISVYAYLTVCLSFLGCFVLPEGGLLYGILLLPYNSRLLQLVSRLRDNPEDLDRAKGLFRWSILYMFGVCFLLVISRLQVSIVFNDQLIALIKDFSMGFS, from the coding sequence ATGGTTAGCTCTACATCAGATTTAATTACACAGCCCGTTAATCGAGAGGAAATTGTTCCTTCTAGAAAGCGTATTAAACTGCCAGCTTGGCTAGAAGTCGCTAAACCAAGATTAATTCCTCTTTTACTTGCTACAACTGTTGGAGGAATGGCTCTCTCGGATGAATGGCCATTACCTTATCCAAGAGTGGCATGCACTTTGGTCGGAGGAGCTCTTGCCGCTGCGGCTGCAGGAGCTCTTAATTGCTTATGGGAACAAGATCTTGATAAGCGAATGAAACGAACCAGTAATAGAGCATTACCCTCTGGTCGCCTTTCTCAGTCTTCTGTTTTTATTGGAGCAGTTGCTTGCACACTTGTTTCTTCAGTCATTTTAGTAAGTGGAGTTAACTTTTTAGCAGCGGGACTTACTCTTTTAGGACTCTGTAGTTACGTACTCCTCTATACAGCTTTCTTAAAACCTAGAACATCTCAAAATATAGTTTTTGGAGGAGTCGCTGGAGCAATCCCCCCTCTTGTAGGAGCTTCAGCCGCCGCTGGTCATATTGGATTAGGTGGTTGGTGGCTATTCACTTTGGTTATGGTGTGGACCCCAGCACATTTTTGGGCTTTGGCCATCTTGTTAAAAGAGGACTATCGATCTGTTGGCATTCCTATGCTTCCAACAGTAAGTGGACCTTTCGTTACAGCTAAGGCTATATCTGTGTATGCATATCTAACTGTATGTTTAAGCTTTTTAGGGTGCTTTGTTTTACCTGAAGGAGGTTTGTTATATGGAATTCTATTACTACCTTACAATTCAAGACTTCTTCAATTGGTTTCCAGATTAAGAGATAATCCTGAAGATTTAGATCGGGCGAAGGGTTTGTTTCGATGGTCTATTCTTTATATGTTTGGGGTTTGTTTTTTGCTTGTTATTAGTAGATTGCAAGTGTCAATTGTTTTTAATGATCAGTTGATAGCTTTAATTAAAGACTTCTCTATGGGATTTTCGTAA
- a CDS encoding ABC transporter ATP-binding protein, producing the protein MFFIKLRDLFKSYGPIMALNGLNLEVPKGSLYGLLGPNGAGKSTALRIICTLLAPDSGHIEVGGRNVLLEEKETRRRLGYVAQDVAIDKILTGRELLQLQGDLYHLDKKYKKKRIDELIERLDMHEWIDRRCGSFSGGMKRRLDLASGLLHEPELLILDEPTVGLDIESRSVIWGLLKELRNNETTILLSSHYLEEVDELADEMAIIDKGKVIASGKPDDLKKELGGDRVTLRVREFSDEVEAESVKKIIKNLNGVSNVVVNQKQGYSLNFLVQSNDVISNLSGHLSKENFEVFALSHSRPSLDDVYLQATGKTLMDAELELAGKRDFKLENKKSMR; encoded by the coding sequence ATGTTTTTCATCAAACTAAGAGATTTATTTAAGTCTTATGGTCCTATTATGGCTCTAAATGGACTTAACCTTGAAGTGCCAAAAGGTTCTTTGTATGGGTTATTGGGGCCAAACGGGGCAGGTAAAAGCACCGCACTTAGAATTATCTGTACTCTTCTTGCGCCTGATTCGGGTCATATCGAGGTCGGGGGACGAAATGTCTTGCTTGAGGAAAAAGAAACTAGACGAAGATTGGGTTATGTAGCTCAAGATGTCGCAATCGATAAAATACTTACAGGTAGAGAGTTGTTACAGCTTCAAGGAGATCTTTATCATCTAGATAAAAAATATAAGAAAAAAAGAATTGATGAATTGATTGAAAGACTGGATATGCATGAATGGATTGATAGACGATGTGGTTCTTTTTCGGGAGGTATGAAAAGAAGACTTGACCTTGCCTCAGGATTGTTGCATGAACCAGAATTATTGATTCTTGATGAACCCACTGTTGGGTTGGACATAGAAAGTCGATCAGTTATTTGGGGATTATTGAAGGAACTAAGAAATAACGAAACTACAATTCTTTTAAGTAGTCATTATCTCGAGGAAGTAGATGAATTGGCAGATGAGATGGCTATTATTGATAAAGGGAAAGTCATTGCTAGTGGAAAACCAGATGATTTAAAAAAAGAACTTGGTGGAGATAGAGTGACACTTAGGGTGCGAGAGTTCAGTGATGAAGTTGAAGCTGAATCTGTAAAGAAAATAATTAAAAATTTAAATGGGGTTTCAAATGTAGTAGTGAATCAAAAGCAAGGATATTCTCTAAATTTTTTAGTGCAAAGTAATGATGTTATATCTAATTTATCGGGTCATCTTTCAAAAGAAAATTTCGAAGTCTTTGCACTTTCTCACAGTAGGCCAAGTTTAGATGATGTTTATTTGCAGGCGACAGGAAAAACGCTTATGGACGCTGAATTAGAACTTGCTGGTAAAAGAGATTTTAAGCTTGAAAATAAGAAATCGATGCGTTAA
- a CDS encoding ABC transporter permease, with protein sequence MITTNPSLQREKQSRNNLNEMSQEISALTWRLFIQLIRRPSTLFAGILQPLIWLLLFAALFSKAPIDFLPGSSSYGEFLGAGLIVFTAFSGALNAGLPLMFDREFGFLNRLLVAPLTSRSSIVISSVIYITSISLLQSFAIMATSALLGYGWPSLGGFLLIAVTLLLLVFAITGLSLGLAFVLPGHIELIAIIFIANLPVLFASTALAPISFMPEWLGWIASINPLTFAIEPIRMAYHSSVDLKAVLINAPYGEVNGYSCLAILLILTVGLFFLIRPLLNRKLA encoded by the coding sequence ATGATTACTACTAATCCATCACTTCAGAGGGAAAAGCAATCTAGAAATAATTTGAATGAAATGTCTCAGGAGATTTCTGCTTTAACTTGGAGGCTTTTTATTCAATTAATTCGACGACCCTCAACGTTATTTGCAGGGATTCTTCAGCCTTTGATATGGCTTTTACTTTTTGCAGCGTTATTTTCTAAAGCTCCCATTGATTTTTTGCCTGGGAGCAGTAGCTATGGAGAATTCCTTGGAGCAGGATTAATAGTCTTTACTGCTTTTAGTGGTGCTCTTAATGCTGGCCTCCCTTTGATGTTTGATAGAGAATTTGGTTTTCTTAATCGACTATTAGTTGCACCATTGACGAGTAGAAGTTCAATCGTAATTTCGTCAGTAATCTACATAACTTCTATTAGCCTTTTGCAGAGTTTTGCAATAATGGCAACTTCTGCTCTCTTGGGTTATGGATGGCCAAGTCTGGGAGGTTTTCTTCTCATTGCTGTAACCCTATTGTTATTGGTATTTGCAATAACTGGCCTAAGTCTTGGTTTGGCCTTTGTTTTACCAGGACATATAGAACTAATTGCAATTATCTTCATAGCTAATCTGCCTGTCCTTTTTGCTAGCACGGCTCTGGCTCCCATATCTTTTATGCCTGAATGGCTTGGATGGATAGCATCAATTAATCCATTAACATTTGCGATTGAACCTATTCGAATGGCTTACCACAGTTCTGTAGATCTGAAAGCAGTTTTAATCAATGCTCCTTATGGAGAAGTAAATGGATATTCTTGTCTAGCAATTCTATTAATTCTTACAGTTGGATTATTTTTTCTTATAAGACCTCTTTTAAATCGCAAACTTGCTTGA